ACACGGGATGCTTCTCGCCGCCCGCGGCGTATGACTCGCTCACGCCTTCAGTGTGTCCTTCCGGTACAGCCACGCCGCGCCGCCCGCGAAGAGAAGGAAGTAGGCGACGAGGAGCGTGACGTCCTTCGCATGCGGGGCGTTGCCCAGTTCGATGGCCTGTCCGAGGGCAGCGTACGCGTGCGTGGGCAGCCAGGACGCGATGTCCTGGAGCCACTGCGGGAAGGTCGTCGTCGGCATCCACAGGCCGCCGAGCACGGAGAGCCCGAAGTAGACGATCATCGTGATCGGGCGTACGGCGTCACCGGTCGCGAGATAGCCGATGGCCACGCCGAGTGCCGCGAAGCAGAGGCTGCCCGCCCAGATCGCGCCGGTCAGGGCCAGCCACTGCCAGGCCTCGAAGCGGACGTCCTTGACCGCCGCCGCGACCACGAACACCACGACGATGGACGGCAGGCTGACCACGGCCGCGCTCGCGGTCTTCGCCAGGACGTAGCCCCGGCCGGGCAGGGAGGTCAGGCGCAGCTGCCGCACCCAGCCGTTCTCGCGCTCCTTGGCGATGCGCTCGCTGTTGCCCATGAGGACGGCGGTGAGAGCGCCGAACGACGCCATCGACACCATGAAGAAGGCGGGCAGGTTCAGGCCCGTCCCCTCGACCTTCTCGGTGGCGGACTGGCCGCCCGCGATGATCAGGAAGAGCAGCGAGGGATAAACCACGGAGAAGAAGAGGAATTTGCGGTTGCGCAGGGAACGGGCGATCTCCAGCTTGACGAGAGCGCGTGAAGCGAAGGAACGCGTCGGATTCGTCATCGGGTCCTGGCCTCCTCGGCCTCGGTGATCGCCACGAAGGCCTGCTCCAGACCGAGCCCGGCGACCTCCAGATTGCGGGGGTAGACGCCGAGCCCGTACAGCGCGTGCACGGTCGCGTCGGCGTCCGTCGACTGGAGGCGGACCGTGTGGCCCGACACGTCGAGGGTGGTCAGGAACGGCAGTGCGCGCAGCTTGCCCGCGAGCGCGTCGCTCACGTCCTCCAGGTCGAAGGAGACCTTGCGGGCGCCCGCCTTCGCCTTGATCTCGGCGGCGGTGCCGTCCGCGAGGAGACGGCCGCGGTGCAGCACCAGGACGCGGTCGGCGATCGCGTCGGCCTCCTCCAGGTAGTGCGTGGCGAAGAGGACGGCGCGGCCCTGCTCCGCCTGCTCGCGCATGGTCGCCCAGAAGGCCTGGCGGGTGGTGACGTCCATGCCGGTGGTCGGCTCGTCGAGGACGATCAGGTCGTTCTCGCCGGCCGTCGCGAGCGCGAAGCGGACGCGCTGCTCCTGGCCGCCGGAGAGCTTGTTGACCCTGCGGTCGGCGAGCTGCGAGATGCCCGCGTGGGCGAGTACGTCGTTCACCCGGTGGGGCCGCGGGTGCAGCGCGCAGGCGAGCCGGACCAGTTCCTTGACGGTGACCTCGTCCATCAGGCCGCCGCTCTGCAGCATCGCGCCGACCCGGCCCGATGTGATCGCCTCGCGCGGACTCGTGCCGAAGACCCGCACGGTGCCGCTGTCCGGGCGGCGCAGGCCGAGCAGCAGGTCGAGCGTGGAGGACTTGCCCGCGCCGTTCGGGCCGAGCAAGGCGACGGTCTCGCCGGGGTGGAGCTCCAGCGTGAGGGCGTCCACGGCGAGCACGTCGCCGTAGCTCTTGGTCACCTGCTCGAAGCTCACCGCGCCGGTCGCGGGCGGTGCCGCGGTCTGTGTCGTCATGTGATCCATCGTCGCCAAAGGGCGGTCGACGGCGGCAGTGTCGTGTGTGCCGAGTCCGGGATGACAGATGTCATGCCGGAGGCCGGGCGGTCCGTCTCGGCGGGCCGCCCGGCCTCCGGGTGCGCGGCGGAATCAGCTGCCGTTCGTCTCGATCACTCCGACCCGCTCCGCGGGCGTCTTGCCGGTCAGCGCCTTGTTCATCGCGGCGGCCACGTCCGTCGGCTGGACCGGGGTCTTCTCGCCGTTGCCGCGCTGGATCAGGATGCCGTCGAAGACGTTGCCGTAGAGCTTCTTGAGCTCGGCGAGGTTGTAGTGCGGCTGCAGGGTGCCGTTCGCCGCCACCTTCGTCTCCAGGATCTTCGGCAGCGACTTGGCCGGGCCGAACGGGATCGAGGCGGTGCCCGCCTTGATCGTGACGTTCGCGGACATGGCGGGCTTCGCGAAGCGCGTCATGAACTTGTCGACCTCGGCGTTCGGGACGGTCGGCTTGCGCGTGGTGACGGGCAGCTCGACGGTGCCGGCACTGTTGGTCTCGACCTGCTTCTTGTACGCCTCCGAGACGGCCTTCGTCGACGCGGCGACGTCGATGCCGTTGCCCGCCTTGCCGTACACGGGAACGGCCTTGCCGGGCACGAACTTGACCCCGCCCTCCTTGGCCGAG
This Streptomyces sp. NBC_01283 DNA region includes the following protein-coding sequences:
- a CDS encoding ABC transporter permease — protein: MTNPTRSFASRALVKLEIARSLRNRKFLFFSVVYPSLLFLIIAGGQSATEKVEGTGLNLPAFFMVSMASFGALTAVLMGNSERIAKERENGWVRQLRLTSLPGRGYVLAKTASAAVVSLPSIVVVFVVAAAVKDVRFEAWQWLALTGAIWAGSLCFAALGVAIGYLATGDAVRPITMIVYFGLSVLGGLWMPTTTFPQWLQDIASWLPTHAYAALGQAIELGNAPHAKDVTLLVAYFLLFAGGAAWLYRKDTLKA
- a CDS encoding ABC transporter ATP-binding protein, which produces MTTQTAAPPATGAVSFEQVTKSYGDVLAVDALTLELHPGETVALLGPNGAGKSSTLDLLLGLRRPDSGTVRVFGTSPREAITSGRVGAMLQSGGLMDEVTVKELVRLACALHPRPHRVNDVLAHAGISQLADRRVNKLSGGQEQRVRFALATAGENDLIVLDEPTTGMDVTTRQAFWATMREQAEQGRAVLFATHYLEEADAIADRVLVLHRGRLLADGTAAEIKAKAGARKVSFDLEDVSDALAGKLRALPFLTTLDVSGHTVRLQSTDADATVHALYGLGVYPRNLEVAGLGLEQAFVAITEAEEARTR